From the genome of Peptoniphilus sp. ING2-D1G:
CCGGTACAAATGGAAAGACAACTACAAGTTCCTTAGTTGAAAACATTTTAAAAGAAAAATACAAGACGTATCTTGTAGGCAACATTGGAAAGTCTGTTTTCGATGTTGCTTTGGAAGCTAAAGAAGAAGAATGTGTAGTGATTGAAGCATCTTCCTTTCAACTTGAATATGTCAATAAGTTCAGACCTAAAATTTCTATAATTACTAACATTACCAGTGACCATTTAGATTGGCATAAGACTGTCCAAAATTATAAAAATGCTAAATATAAGATATTTGCAAATCAAAGTTCGGAAGATTTCATAATAATAAATGAAAATAGTGAACTGAAATATAAAAGCATTTCACCTAAAAAATACTTTTTTTCCACAGAAAAAGTTGTAGATAGAGGTATTTTCTTAAAGGACAATGCAATTTATTTTAAAGATGAAGACGAAATTGATAAAATAATAGATATCAGTGAAATAAAAATTCCCGGGAAACACAACATTGAAAACATAATGTGTGCAATAAATGTGGCAAAAGTGTTGAATGTACCAAAAAATATGATATATAAATCAGTTAGAAATTTTATGGGCGTTGAACACAGGATAGAATTTGTCAGAGAACTCAGAGGAGTTAAATACTATAATGATTCAAAGGGGACAAATCCCGATTCCACTAT
Proteins encoded in this window:
- the murD gene encoding UDP-N-acetylmuramoylalanine-D-glutamate ligase (Cell wall formation. Catalyzes the addition of glutamate to the nucleotide precursor UDP-N-acetylmuramoyl-L-alanine (UMA); High confidence in function and specificity), with the translated sequence MYENKNILILGFGITGRSALKCLSNFNVNIYIYDENIESLKKYSDYIFKIYKSSDLKSIDFIVKSPGIKPDHPILTEAEKNKIVVKSDLEVFYEICKCKNLIAITGTNGKTTTSSLVENILKEKYKTYLVGNIGKSVFDVALEAKEEECVVIEASSFQLEYVNKFRPKISIITNITSDHLDWHKTVQNYKNAKYKIFANQSSEDFIIINENSELKYKSISPKKYFFSTEKVVDRGIFLKDNAIYFKDEDEIDKIIDISEIKIPGKHNIENIMCAINVAKVLNVPKNMIYKSVRNFMGVEHRIEFVRELRGVKYYNDSKGTNPDSTIMAIKAMDDNIILIAGGYDKGADFDNMLDMAKKKIKTMVLFGQTADKIQAVAKKYGIKMYIVKNMEQAVELSYSIAETEDIVLLSPACASWDMYESYEKRGEHFKKLVNELI